A window of the Lactuca sativa cultivar Salinas chromosome 5, Lsat_Salinas_v11, whole genome shotgun sequence genome harbors these coding sequences:
- the LOC111906359 gene encoding uncharacterized protein LOC111906359, with protein MDFAKWLLDIGERKLGGFNDGGAIIDILDDLLINDPYDLIGSLIEFVNPSILEASSNPEYFQERAILAPKNEVVGKINDRLLALFPGDEVEYLSSDKLCESEFVHDHFDANLYSPDVLNGLKVSGLPNHKLVLKVGVPVMLLRNIDKKMAYVMALDYR; from the coding sequence ATGGATTTTGCAAAATGGCTTTTGGATATAGGAGAACGGAAACTTGGTGGTTTTAATGATGGCGGAGCGATTATTGATATTCTGGATGATCTTTTAATTAATGATCCTTATGATCTTATAGGTTCGTTAATCGAGTTTGTAAATCCTTCAATTCTTGAAGCTTCTAGCAATCCAGAATATTTTCAAGAAAGAGCAATACTTGCTCCAAAAAATGAAGTTGTTGGAAAAATAAATGATCGTTTGCTAGCATTATTTCCAGGAGATGAAGTTGAATATCTAAGTTCAGATAAACTATGTGAATCTGAATTTGTCCATGATCACTTTGATGCCAATTTATACTCACCTGATGTTTTAAATGGTCTTAAAGTCTCAGGTCTGCCAAATCATAAGTTAGTTTTGAAAGTTGGGGTTCCAGTTATGTTACTGAGAAACATTGATAAAAAAATGGCTTATGTAATGGCACTAGACTACAGGTGA
- the LOC111906567 gene encoding uncharacterized protein LOC111906567, with translation MASTTTAAREHVNEIRRTKFSIGGDPNPLTEDLHQAVKNLSAELYAKDVHFLMELIQNAEDNEYPEGVDPSLEFVITSKDITNTGAPATLLVFNNEKGFSDKNIESICSVGRSTKKGLRKRGYIGEKGIGFKSVFLITAQPYIFSNGYQIRFNEKPCEHCNVGYIVPEWVEEGPTISAIQSVYGSSKTLPTTTLVLPLKPEKVKPVKDQLSSVHPEVLLFLAKIRRLSVREDNEDPRLNTVTAISISSEKNFFTSKSLDAVSYTVHLTADVEDTECGYHMWKQRFPVKPENKVDARMEVEEWTITLAFPNGTRLKRGSSLPGIYSFLPTETVTNFPFIMQADFLLASSRENILWDNKWNKGILDCVPLAFLNAFTSLVKSTENAPVSSLPFMFRFLPVYESSHPKLNLVRDAIKAKLMNETIVPCESYTTQKMFRKPNEVGRLKPEFWSILKEARSQSVNFSNISSHGAYLLASSFDTSEYNVILDFLEIKPVSDEWYAKCIGSSDLVKGVTEDVYIQLLLFVAENWGSCFYKTNMKNTPLIKYIGKDGKDDVYSLASGINKLLAADSDYISWLLNCNAEFRCSIDKFFLPKITQEAIRSCPRKATLVKWLREQAKVKFVSVCEYAELVSHSLGYDRKLAVTYAHFLYNSLVKEYLWQHEVQNLCSGMPIVDNYGNITKTRSGVLVPAKGSRWVELIGSNPWRQHNYVELGEDYTRGACYFGMVTSGQELVSFLQKYVGASDVPYLSPPNAAIPTLSSPLTKRNTFLLLEWLRNLRASGVGLPVRFLSSIKNGSWLKITLSGSPGYRSPSESFMLKSSIGNLLQNGSVLVDIPLVDEKFYGEEIKNFKDELERIGVRFQDTDACEFIGERLMRLAASSQLTRDNVFSILKFIQYLGENYISTRALIESIRKERWLRTSRGDMTPINCVLFSQEWNAASQISDIPFLDRDYYGSEILNYKKELDLLGVKVKFNDSYQLVLDYLKPSYSLASLSSETLSLILNCIQNLRSSDKLVEAFKNNRCLKTNLGYRCPSDCFLLNPESEWGCLLEVFGSFPILDQQFYGRSICSNANTLKKFGVMVDFEDACKEFTRIFKQQASVSYINKENALSFLNCYGKLKKQQVKFPTDLKDCIRKEKWLRTRLGDYRPPKECILFGAEWEPISTISLLPFIDDNFYGNEIHNYHTDLKGLGVITDFKDGAKFVANGLFLPQDCSSLTPANVYALLDSVKRLKEIGTDLPDKFLDKVSSRNWLKTHFGYRQPDECLLFDSFHDSFLKCNDGPFIDEGFYGSRIVSYKHELKALGVPNDINKECQLLGSYLECHSNFETISRIYIFLSTYKWEPVDEDSKRIWIPRGADHGEWAVPQDCVLHDKNNLFGEQLKVLEKFEYDSKILDFFSNTLNVKVHPSIDDYCKLWKAWESSGSQIVTHKECCAFWEFVVRNWNPRTEDTFKNNLSKLPVLDPNSNGRIFLYDKRDVFIGDDLFLTDLFTKTFSRPIFVWFPQPSQKTLTRAKLVDIYTKLGVRILSESAQKNISDIDHAGFEPVNLKEKINKKGLFKLILAFLADPNLKIEPDKRHEAVSRVLAIEAFETPEKMSVRYSLTFSCGEVVDVEPRRMIRWDKQLSKLYMQKMERSSGHKNVIEYASHFAEEIAEGVLWDNEELVPDLCELIRLGFLLEFDEEAVEFLMKIKNLQIFLEDQDYLTSTFSS, from the exons ATGGCGTCGACGACTACGGCCGCGAGGGAACATGTTAACGAGATCAGGAGGACGAAGTTCTCTATCGGCGGAGATCCGAATCCGCTAACGGAGGATCTTCATCAGGCGGTTAAGAATCTGTCTGCCGAGCTTTACGCGAAGGACGTGCATTTTCTAATGGAACTTATTCAG AATGCCGAGGATAACGAGTATCCGGAAGGGGTTGATCCTTCCTTGGAATTCGTGATTACATCAAAAGACATAACAAACACCGGAGCTCCGGCGACCTTGTTAGTTTTCAACAATGAAAAAGGGTTTTCCGATAAGAACATCGAGTCAATCTGTAGCGTTGGAAGATCTACTAAGAAAGGTCTCCGGAAGCGTGGCTATATTGGCGAAAAAG GTATTGGATTCAAAAGTGTGTTCTTGATAACAGCTCAGCCATACATTTTCAGTAATGGTTATCAGATAAGATTCAACGAAAAACCTTGTGAGCATTGTAATGTTGGTTATATTGTTCCTGAATGGGTGGAGGAGGGTCCAACAATTTCTGCCATTCAAAGCGTATATGGTTCGTCTAAAACTCTGCCAACCACAACTCTGGTGTTGCCTCTAAAACCAGAGAAGGTCAAACCAGTCAAAGATCAGCTTTCAAGTGTCCATCCAGAAGTTTTATTGTTTTTGGCAAAAATAAGGCGGCTTTCTGTTAGGGAAGACAATGAGGACCCCAGACTCAACACTGTCACTGCAATCTCTATTTCAAGTGAGAAGAACTTTTTCACTTCCAAGAGCCTGGATGCTGTTTCATATACTGTGCATCTCACTGCTGATGTAGAAGACACAGAATGTGGGTACCACATGTGGAAACAAAGGTTTCCTGTGAAACCTGAAAATAAAGTGGATGCTAGAATGGAGGTAGAAGAATGGACAATCACTCTCGCTTTTCCGAATGGGACAAGACTCAAAAGAGGGTCAAGTCTGCCTGGAATCTACTCCTTTCTACCAACAGAGACAGTCACAAACTTCCCTTTCATAATGCAAGCAGACTTCCTCTTGGCATCTTCAAGGGAAAATATCCTCTGGGACAACAAATGGAACAAGGGAATACTCGATTGTGTGCCTCTGGCGTTTCTAAATGCATTTACCTCACTGGTTAAATCAACAGAAAATGCTCCCGTTTCCAGTCTCCCATTCATGTTTAGGTTCTTACCTGTCTATGAGTCATCTCATCCAAAGCTGAACCTTGTCAGGGATGCCATCAAAGCAAAGCTGATGAACGAGACTATTGTTCCATGTGAGTCATACACTACACAGAAGATGTTCCGTAAACCCAATGAAGTTGGTAGGCTGAAGCCTGAATTTTGGAGCATACTCAAAGAGGCAAGGAGCCAAAGTGTTAATTTTTCCAACATTTCATCTCATGGAGCGTATCTTCTCGCTTCTTCATTTGATACAAGCGAGTACAATGTGATTCTTGACTTTTTGGAAATCAAGCCTGTAAGTGATGAATGGTATGCGAAATGCATTGGGAGCTCCGATCTTGTAAAGGGTGTCACAGAAGATGTTTATATACAACTTCTATTATTCGTTGCAGAGAATTGGGGTTCTTGTTTTTACAAAACCAACATGAAGAATACACCTTTGATCAAGTATATTGGGAAAGACGGAAAAGACGATGTATATTCTCTGGCCTCTGGTATAAACAAGTTGCTGGCTGCAGATTCCGATTATATTTCCTGGTTGCTTAATTGCAACGCAGAGTTCCGATGTTCAATCGATAAATTTTTTCTGCCCAAAATCACACAAGAAGCCATAAGATCATGTCCAAGGAAGGCAACACTAGTGAAATGGCTTAGAGAGCAGGCGAAGGTTAAATTTGTGAGTGTTTGTGAATACGCTGAGCTTGTTAGTCACTCACTCGGGTATGATCGCAAGCTTGCTGTTACTTATGCCCATTTCCTTTACAACTCTTTGGTAAAGGAGTACTTATGGCAACATGAAGTTCAGAATCTGTGTAGTGGCATGCCGATTGTTGATAACTATGGGAATATAACTAAAACAAGAAGTGGAGTGCTTGTACCTGCGAAAGGAAGCAGATGGGTGGAGCTGATTGGTTCAAATCCATGGAGGCAGCATAATTATGTTGAGTTGGGTGAAGATTATACACGTGGTGCTTGTTATTTTGGTATGGTGACATCTGGTCAAGAGCTTGTTTCGTTTCTTCAAAAATATGTTGGGGCTTCTGATGTTCCTTATCTATCTCCTCCCAATGCTGCGATTCCCACTCTCTCCTCTCCTCTCACCAAAAGAAACACATTCTTGCTTCTGGAATGGCTTAGGAATTTAAGGGCATCGGGGGTTGGTTTACCAGTGAGATTCTTATCTTCCATTAAAAATGGCAGCTGGTTGAAGATTACTCTGAGTGGGAGTCCTGGGTACCGATCGCCTTCAGAATCATTCATGCTAAAGTCATCAATCGGGAACCTTCTACAGAATGGATCGGTGCTTGTTGACATCCCATTGGTTGATGAGAAATTTTATGGTGAGGAGATAAAGAATTTCAAAGATGAACTGGAAAGAATCGGTGTCAGGTTTCAAGACACAGATGCATGTGAGTTTATTGGTGAGCGCCTCATGCGGCTTGCAGCCTCTTCACAGCTTACCAGAGACAATGTTTTTTCGATATTGAAATTCATTCAGTATCTTGGAGAAAATTATATCTCCACTCGGGCGTTGATCGAAAGTATTAGAAAAGAAAGGTGGCTTAGGACATCTCGAGGTGATATGACTCCTATCAATTGTGTTCTGTTCAGCCAGGAATGGAATGCTGCTTCACAGATAAGTGACATTCCATTCCTTGATCGTGATTATTATGGTTCAGAGatacttaattacaagaaagagCTGGATTTGCTGGGTGTGAAAGTGAAGTTCAACGATAGTTATCAGCTTGTTTTAGATTACCTGAAGCCCTCATATTCACTGGCCTCTCTGTCATCTGAAACCTTGTCACTGATATTAAATTGTATACAGAATTTGCGATCCTCGGATAAGCTGGTCGAAGCGTTTAAGAACAATAGATGCTTAAAAACGAACTTGGGTTACAGATGCCCATCTGATTGCTTCTTGTTGAATCCAGAATCCGAGTGGGGTTGCCTTCTTGAGGTCTTTGGATCATTTCCGATTCTTGATCAACAGTTTTACGGGAGGTCTATATGTTCAAATGCAAACACACTAAAGAAATTTGGTGTGATGGTGGATTTTGAGGATGCTTGCAAAGAGTTTACCCGAATTTTCAAGCAACAGGCATCAGTATCTTATATCAATAAAGAAAACGCCCTTTCTTTTCTGAATTGTTATGGAAAGCTGAAGAAACAGCAAGTGAAATTTCCGACTGATCTGAAGGACTGCATACGCAAAGAGAAGTGGCTACGAACAAGACTTGGTGACTACAGACCACCAAAAGAGTGCATTCTTTTTGGTGCTGAATGGGAACCAATTTCTACAATCTCCCTGCTTCCCTTCATTGATGACAACTTTTATGGCAATGAGATCCATAACTATCACACCGATCTCAAGGGGTTGGGTGTTatcacagatttcaaagatggagCCAAGTTTGTGGCTAATGGGCTTTTCTTACCTCAAGATTGCAGTAGTCTTACTCCTGCAAATGTTTACGCCCTTCTTGATTCTGTCAAGAGACTGAAAGAGATAGGAACGGATCTTCCTGATAAATTTCTAGACAAAGTTTCCTCAAGGAATTGGTTGAAAACACATTTTGGCTACAGACAACCTGACGAGTGCTTGCTTTTTGATTCTTTCCATGATTCTTTTTTGAAGTGTAACGATGGTCCTTTTATTGATGAAGGATTCTATGGATCTCGCATTGTATCTTATAAACATGAGCTCAAAGCTTTAGGAGTTCCGAATGATATTAACAAGGAATGCCAGTTGCTTGGTAGCTACCTCGAATGCCACTCCAACTTTGAAACAATTTCCCGAATCTATATTTTCTTGTCTACATACAAGTGGGAGCCTGTTGATGAAGACAGTAAAAGGATATGGATCCCGAGAGGAGCAGATCACGGAGAGTGGGCCGTGCCTCAAGATTGTGTTCTCCACGACAAAAACAATCTGTTTGGAGAGCagttgaaagttttggagaaatTCGAGTATGACAGCAAAATTCTTGACTTCTTTTCCAATACTTTGAATGTGAAGGTTCATCCCTCGATTGATGACTACTGCAAGCTTTGGAAGGCATGGGAAAGTTCAGGAAGCCAAATTGTAACACACAAAGAATGCTGCGCCTTTTGGGAGTTTGTGGTTCGAAACTGGAACCCAAGAACAGAAGATACTTTCAAGAACAACTTATCCAAACTCCCTGTTTTAGATCCTAATTCAAATGGAAGAATTTTTCTGTATGACAAGCGTGATGTCTTCATAGGCGATGATCTTTTCTTGACAGATCTCTTTACAAAAACCTTCTCTCGTCCAATATTCGTATGGTTTCCTCAGCCAAGTCAGAAAACCCTAACCCGAGCCAAGCTTGTGGACATCTACACCAAACTTGGTGTCCGGATCTTGTCCGAATCTGCACAAAAAAACATATCTGATATTGATCATGCTGGATTCGAGCCGGTCAATTTGAAAGAAAAGATCAACAAAAAGGGTTTGTTCAAACTCATTCTTGCCTTTCTTGCTGATCCTAATCTGAAAATCGAGCCAGATAAGAGACATGAAGCTGTTAGCCGTGTGCTTGCGATCGAAGCTTTTGAGACACCGGAAAAAATGTCAGTCAGATACAGCTTGACTTTTTCATGTGGAGAAGTTGTGGATGTGGAGCCCAGGAGAATGATCCGTTGGGACAAACAGCTGTCTAAATTATATATGCAGAAGATGGAGAGATCTTCTGGTCATAAGAATGTTATTGAATACGCTTCTCATTTTGCTGAAGAAATAGCAGAGGGAGTTCTGTGGGATAATGAAGAGCTTGTTCCAGATCTGTGTGAGCTCATAAGGCTGGGGTTTTTGTTGGAGTTTGATGAGGAAGCAGTGGAGTTCCTCATGAAGATCAAGAATCTGCAGATCTTTCTGGAGGATCAAGACTATCTTACTTCCACCTTCTCATCTTAA
- the LOC111906369 gene encoding uncharacterized protein LOC111906369, producing MEHIHQFISAEIPNIQQDPALYSLVKEFMIHGPCGAQNVNYPCMVDNKCSKNFLTNFSKHTSIDENGFPIYRRKNDGSFVEKSGVQLDNRNVVPYNKYLLKRYRAHINVEWCNQGSSIKYLFKYITKGPDRATVTFVQNNSGSNKDDIVDEIKEYYDCRYLSACEASWRIYGYDVHYRNPSVMRLPFHLPNQQQVVYGADDDIDNVLNQPSVASSMFTCWMERNKLYKQAKKTNLC from the coding sequence ATGGAACACATTCATCAATTTATTTCAGCTGAGATTCCCAATATTCAACAAGATCCTGCTTTGTATTCACTTGTGAAGGAGTTCATGATACATGGTCCATGTGGTGCTCAAAATGTCAATTACCCTTGCATGGTGGATAACAAATGCTCTAAAAACTTCCTAACGAATTTCTCTAAACATACTTCAATTGATGAGAATGGTTTTCCTATATATAGGAGAAAAAACGATGGATCGTTTGTAGAAAAATCTGGTGTCCAGTTAGATAACCGAAATGTTGTTCCATACAACAAATATCTGTTGAAAAGATACCGAGCACACATAAATGTTGAATGGTGCAATCAGGGATCTTCTATCAAGtatttattcaaatatattaCTAAAGGTCCGGATAGAGCTACTGTTACTTTTGTACAAAACAACAGTGGTTCTAATAAAGATGATATAGTCGATGAGATAAAAGAATACTATGATTGTAGATATCTTTCTGCATGTGAAGCATCTTGGCGAATTTATGGATACGATGTTCATTACAGGAATCCTTCAGTTATGAGACTTCCTTTTCATCTACCTAATCAACAACAAGTTGTCTACGGTGCAGATGATGATATCGATAATGTTCTTAACCAGCCTTCAGTTGCTTCTTCGATGTTCACATGTTGGATGGAGCGCAACAAACTTTACAAACAAGCAAAAAAAACTAACTTATGTTGA